A genome region from Macrobrachium rosenbergii isolate ZJJX-2024 chromosome 42, ASM4041242v1, whole genome shotgun sequence includes the following:
- the LOC136828400 gene encoding adhesive plaque matrix protein-like, producing the protein MISKWISMLVVLMLLAELCLSQEVPGIAYMDILRTAPRKRVEGAAPDPDLPIAPLEPGGNRRYDVMLDYEDDYFEYVDTDNEEDAVVTTLERPQKPEAVLSTDITDYVLVSIDTSEENDPIDLPALEIVKDAELLAVDPFVSRTSVEKVPRSRDGKEQHIQRKQSKKSALNSQPYADEFLPERSEDGYEPIVVYSSADDPGYSYSEDYPNSPLSEDYYTNAYERDDVISSISLEGNFSAENTSSQYDSLDYLSASSQLYPSYVPYNYPRDSYAYKESTRGNHKPTYSPMLHDESPGFSVPYSGENSATTSVTTDTGSSTYSTVLSRRSNIPNNKLPRSRTDRQSRDEIMYYTGLQREIEKSSLLIDAIKDVRSREGRHITYKNREVTTTVTPVPDLRSIRSALGPHPLYRNLPGKSGPPRIRDKQYVYREYENEKDEYENMYLPARAKSLELSEIDEVREYFNTLVPKASYRPKDFPTYPSYPGQRIYLPPITTYKPSEIPKYKNWRPLSLTSKLKTKSPPEILTEHRNNPKYSNKLSTSMFKPSKPIPSQHSPLPVTIPYTSKPRVSSPSKHYPPEDSYQPKSTPRYYTPTKSPAHRHTDSKTYKKKTKYVTTSLEETTSTPHHDTSKPQYSTSGSQYSTSRPQYSTPRPYHSTVRQYFSTPRPHYTSSRTEPEPPPFYPSKSYTRQNSRQPSEHLYTEAGGPPRRPTLEPTRRQRRGPEMELSIDSKAKFPKFGYNIDRYFDDFPAFGFFDYEPSREVY; encoded by the coding sequence atatcTATGCTGGTCGTGCTGATGCTATTGGCAGAGCTATGCCTTTCACAAGAGGTGCCGGGAATTGCCTACATGGACATCCTTCGAACAGCGCCCAGGAAACGCGTGGAAGGTGCCGCCCCTGACCCAGATTTGCCTATCGCACCACTTGAGCCAGGAGGAAACAGGCGGTATGATGTTATGCTCGACTATGAAGACGATTATTTCGAATACGTAGACACTGACAATGAAGAAGATGCTGTTGTGACTACCCTGGAGCGACCTCAGAAACCAGAAGCTGTCTTGAGCACTGACATCACTGACTATGTTTTAGTGTCTATAGACACTTCTGAAGAAAACGACCCAATTGACCTACCTGCTTTGGAGATTGTTAAAGATGCAGAGCTTTTGGCAGTGGACCCATTCGTTTCAAGAACATCTGTAGAAAAGGTTCCTAGGTCAAGGGATGGAAAAGAACAGCATATTCAGAGAAAACAGTCCAAGAAATCTGCATTAAATTCTCAACCTTATGCTGACGAATTTCTCCCTGAAAGATCAGAAGACGGGTATGAACCTATAGTTGTCTATTCATCTGCTGATGATCCGGGttattcttattcagaagattatCCTAACAGTCCCCTGTCTGAAGATTATTATACCAATGCCTATGAAAGAGATGATGTCATAAGTTCCATATCACTTGAAGGAAATTTCTCCGCTGAAAACACATCAAGCCAATATGATAGCTTGGATTACCTTTCAGCATCGTCTCAGCTTTATCCCTCTTACGTCCCTTACAACTATCCACGAGACAGTTATGCCTACAAAGAATCCACAAGGGGAAACCACAAACCAACTTATAGCCCCATGCTACACGATGAAAGCCCTGGGTTCTCGGTTCCTTATTCAGGGGAAAACTCAGCCACAACGTCCGTCACCACAGACACTGGCTCCTCAACATACAGCACAGTTTTGTCAAGACGATCCAACATACCAAATAATAAACTCCCTCGCTCACGAACTGATAGACAAAGTCGTGATGAAATAATGTATTATACAGGACTTCAGCGAGAAATAGAAAAATCTTCTTTGCTCATCGATGCAATCAAAGATGTCAGAAGTAGAGAGGGAAGACATATAACCTACAAGAACAGAGAAGTCACCACTACAGTAACACCAGTGCCAGACCTTAGATCGATAAGAAGTGCTCTAGGACCACATCCACTTTACAGGAACTTGCCTGGTAAGTCAGGCCCTCCAAGAATCAGGGACAAGCAGTACGTTTATAGAGAATATGAGAATGAAAAAGACGAATATGAAAACATGTATCTTCCAGCAAGAGCGAAGTCCTTGGAGCTAAGTGAAATAGATGAGGTTAGGGAGTACTTCAACACTCTTGTACCAAAAGCATCATATAGGCCTAAAGATTTCCCAACCTATCCCTCTTATCCTGGCCAAAGAATATACTTGCCACCCATAACTACATACAAACCCTCGGAGATCCCAAAATACAAGAACTGGAGACCACTGTCTCTCACTTCAAAGTTGAAAACGAAATCACCACCAGAGATATTGACTGAACACAGAAACAATCCCAAGTACTCTAATAAATTGTCTACCAGCATGTTCAAACCCTCTAAACCTATACCATCCCAACATTCACCACTACCAGTTACAATTCCATACACATCTAAACCTCGTGTTTCTTCACCTTCTAAACACTATCCTCCAGAAGACTCATACCAGCCTAAAAGTACTCCCAGGTACTACACACCAACAAAATCACCAGCCCACAGACACACTGACTCAAAGACCtacaagaagaaaacaaaatacgtGACAACTTCACTTGAAGAGACGACATCAACCCCACATCACGATACGTCAAAACCACAATACAGCACATCAGGATCCCAGTACAGCACTTCACGACCACAGTACAGTACACCAAGACCCTATCATAGCACTGTAAGACAATATTTTAGTACCCCAAGACCGCATTACACCAGCAGTAGAACGGAGCCCGAGCCTCCCCCTTTCTATCCTTCAAAGTCTTACACAAGACAGAATTCCAGGCAGCCCTCGGAGCATCTGTACACAGAGGCCGGAGGTCCGCCGAGACGACCAACTCTGGAACCGACCAGGAGACAGAGGCGAGGGCCGGAGATGGAACTGAGCATCGACTCCAAAGCGAAATTTCCCAAGTTTGGTTATAACATTGATCGCTACTTCGATGATTTCCCTGCCTTTGGGTTCTTTGATTACGAGCCTTCGAGGGAAGTCTATTGA